AACTTCAAACAACTGCTGGACGCCCAGTGGTCTCGCGATAACTTTGTTTGTGTCGGGCTCGACAGCTCTGATGGACCACGAATGCGCGCTATCGTGGATTCGACGCATGATCTCGTCTGCGCTTACAAACCAAATTCCGCGTTCTACGAGGCGGAAGGCGCGACGGGGATGGCGACACTCCAAGGTCTGATAGCGTATATCAACCTCATTGCTCCCGAAGTTCCGGTGATTCTCGACGCCAAGCGCGCGGACATCGGCAACACGAACGCTGGCTATGTGGAGATGGCATTTGATTATTTGCAAGCGGACGCAGTCACCGTGCATCCATATCTCGGAGCCGAAGCCCTAGAGCCATTCCTCGCGCGAGCGGACAAGGGCATTATCGTGCTCTGCCGTACATCCAACCCAGGCGCGGGGGAATTTCAAGACCTGCGTATTCCCTTGAGTGGTTCGAGACTGCGCGAAGTCGAGCGATACCTCAACCGTGAGATTCCCGAAGGAAGCATGCCGTTTTATCAATATGTCGCCTATAGCATCGCGAGTGGGTGGAACACGAATGGCAACTGCGCCCTAGTCGTTGGCGCGACGTATCCAGACGAACTTCGAGAAGTGCGGCAGATCGTCGGCGACATGCCAATT
This window of the bacterium genome carries:
- the pyrF gene encoding orotidine-5'-phosphate decarboxylase; the encoded protein is MNDRNFKQLLDAQWSRDNFVCVGLDSSDGPRMRAIVDSTHDLVCAYKPNSAFYEAEGATGMATLQGLIAYINLIAPEVPVILDAKRADIGNTNAGYVEMAFDYLQADAVTVHPYLGAEALEPFLARADKGIIVLCRTSNPGAGEFQDLRIPLSGSRLREVERYLNREIPEGSMPFYQYVAYSIASGWNTNGNCALVVGATYPDELREVRQIVGDMPILIPGVGFQQRDVPLETQVDQVVSAGKDSRGMGMIINSSRGIIFASSGADFAEAARAKTIELHDMINRYRTEEIGTQKIIPADKIVRIHGGPSVVLAENSRSCFECGTLMILDNVGYKCLNCGATV